AGCAAGGCGGCGCCCGCTGCCGTGCTTTCCTGAAGCAGCAAATCGATGAAAGTCTGCTGGCGCGCCGCGTCGAGGGCCGAGGTTGGTTCATCGCAGATGACGATCTCCGGCCCGCCAATCAGCGCCCGCGCCGCGGCCACCCGCTGCTGCTGGCCGACCGACAGCTGCGCGGCGGGCCGATGCCACAGCTCGGGGGCGAGATCGAGCTCGTCTAGCAAACGTTCTGCGGCGGCGCGGGGCTGCCCGGCGCGTGCCTTGCGCCGCGCCGAAAACGTGCAAGGCAGCAGCACGTTGTCGAGGGCCGACAGCCACGGCAGCAGATTGAACTGCTGGAAGACGAAGCCGATGTGTTCCGCCCGGAAAGCGTCGCGCCGGGGACCGGAAAACCGGCTGATGTCCTGCCCCAGGAGCAGGATGCGGCCGCGCTCGGGCAGCATCACGCCGGCGATCAGATTGAGCAGCGTGCTCTTGCCACTGCCGGAAGGCCCATGCAGGAACACGCGCTCGCCGGCTTCGATGCTGAAATCGGCGATGTCGAGACAAGCTGTAAGCTGCTTGGGCCAGCGGAAAAAAAGATCGGTGATCGAAAGGGCGTTCACGCCTTCCAGCTTACCAGGCCAACACGGGAGCCTTCGGTGTCAGCCGCTGCGCGCCTTGGCCTGAGGGTCCCACGCGCTGCGCTTCGAGTCGATAAAGGCGCGGCATCGTCGTAAACAGCGTCGTTTCGATCTCCTTGAGCGCGGCGGGATTGCTGCAGCGAATGAGATAACGTGCTGCGAGATCGGCATGTTCCCCACCGTCGAACTTCGGCAGCTCGATCGCGACATCTTGGACGACGCAGCCCGCGGCGGCAGGAAAACGCCATAGCGCCGCTGCGTCTTTGAGCGTCTTCACGGCCTTGTCCAACGCGGCTTTTTCCTTTTCGTTCCTGGGC
This genomic interval from Sulfuricystis multivorans contains the following:
- a CDS encoding ABC transporter ATP-binding protein, which codes for MNALSITDLFFRWPKQLTACLDIADFSIEAGERVFLHGPSGSGKSTLLNLIAGVMLPERGRILLLGQDISRFSGPRRDAFRAEHIGFVFQQFNLLPWLSALDNVLLPCTFSARRKARAGQPRAAAERLLDELDLAPELWHRPAAQLSVGQQQRVAAARALIGGPEIVICDEPTSALDAARQQTFIDLLLQESTAAGAALLFVSHDLRLAAHFDRIVTLSDINRAAQEVTA
- a CDS encoding DUF2796 domain-containing protein; this encodes MPKVLPVLAALTFALPVLAQHRHVHGEGRLEAVLDQDNVMLELELPLDAAVGFERAPRNEKEKAALDKAVKTLKDAAALWRFPAAAGCVVQDVAIELPKFDGGEHADLAARYLIRCSNPAALKEIETTLFTTMPRLYRLEAQRVGPSGQGAQRLTPKAPVLAW